AAAGCTGTGTCCACATTTACTCACAACAGGGCCGCGGTATGTTTAGAAAGGGTTAAAATACCGCTTAAGACAGGTAAAGATATGCCCTTCCTCAAGCACCACACCTAAAGCCAGCCATCAATGACTCAGGCAGGATGGTGGGATAATGAATTAAGAAGTAGTATCGAGAATGCATTCAGAAGAACAAGACGTTTTCAGTAAACGCAAAGCTCCTTAAACAAACCATTACCAGTTCTTTGCTCAGTGCTGAATGAGACTCCATAAGGTTATCTCAAATACCACGAGCTCATCGCGAAATGGTTTGCACTCCTAGCAACTCCAGCGAATTCCTCGGAGATTTAGAAAACAGTTATCAACGTCGCCTTATTCATTTCGATTCAGGAGCCAAGGTTCCCTTACTATCCGATCATCTTTGGATAGTCGTAAGAGGCATTGTCAAATTGAGTTGCCTCAATGAGCAAGGTGAAGATATTTTGATTGGACTTGCAGGAGCAAACGAACCTTTTGGAGAGCCATTAACGCACCTCAATCTTTACGAGGCCACGACTCTTGATCACTGCGACTTACTTGGTCTGTCCATGCAAGACGTCAAGACCAATCCGGATCTGAGCAACAGTCTGATGAAGGCGATGATGCGCAGGACACGTCAGTCCGAATCGCTAATCGCCCTATTGGGTCTCCGTGGTGTTGAAAATCGCGTCAAAAGCTTTTTAGAACTTTTAGCAGAAGATTATGGCCATCCATGTGAACAAGGACTGAAACTAAATTTACGCTTAACCCACCAGGAAATAGCCGGTGCAGTAAGCACAACTCGAGTCACCGTCACGAAGGTACTCGGTCAACTCAAAGAGAGCGGCTGGCTTCAACATGACAACAATCAACGAATCATCGTGAGCTACCTTCCAAATCCCGTTAAATACAAAAACATTCCAACTCAAAAAACTTCTTCGAGCAGATAAAATAAAAAAGCTAAAACAATAAACTTTGAGCCATAAATTGCATTAATTAATTTTTTTCAGGGAAGCTAGTGACAATTATCTGTTTTCAGTAGATTGACGATTGCAACGAGTGGTGATCCATAGCGATACCTCAATTACAAATCAACAAAAACGGTAGCCAAAACCTCGCACAGTAAATATCTTGGACGGACTAGAAGGATTAATTTCAATTTTTTCACGAAGCCAACGAATGTGAACATCAACCGTTTTTTTGTCACCAATATAATCGACTCCCCATATCTTATCTAAAAGCTCGTCTCGACTCCAAACTCTCTTAGGGTTTTGCATGAAAAGTTCGAGGAGTTTATATTCTTTAGGCGAAAGCTTGAGATCGCAACCATCACGACAAGCCCTGCATTCATCGGGAAAGAGCTTGAGATCACAACACTGAAACTCTTCAGGAGCCGTTCCTTTCAATGCGGCTCCACTCAATGGATGGCGTCGTAAAAGAGCTCTACAACGAGCTAAAAACTCACGATAGCCAAAGGGCTTCACTAAATAATCATCGGCACCAACTTCGAGACCTAACACACGATCAGCTTCCGTATTTAAACTACTGGTCATTAAAATAAGAGCTTGATTATTTTGCATCCTGAGTTTTCTACAAAGATCAAAACCACTGATCCCGGGTAGCTTGCGATCAAGAACAATCAATTCAAACTCTTCACACTGTAAAAGATCCCATCCAAGCAATCCATTGTCCAAAGATTTAACATCAAATCCCTCTTCCCTGAGAGCTCCACACACCTGATCACGAATTTCTTCATCTTGATCCAAAACCAACAGACGGGCGGCATGGGAGATATCAAAAAAATCGGATGTCATCTGGATATGAACAACTTGAAAAAATCCTTTAGGGACTCTCTCATCAGTATAGCCAACGAGCTGTTTCTCTGTATAACTCTTGCCATCGATCGAGAAGCTAATGAGAACCAGGTAAGAGAGAGCAGGTAAACATGAAACGATCCAAAAGAGATTGATTCACTCCAACCGATCAGAGGGAATGCGACATCAGTTCATCCGCAGACAATGGGATACAGCCGTAAGAAGATATAGGGAAAAAACTCCATCATGAAATAGCAAACCATAAAAAAGACCCCCAGCAAAAGCAGAGGGTCTGACATTAACAAGCTAACTGAGAATTAGTGTCAAACTCTCCTTAGAATTTAAATGTTGTTTGGATTACACCTCCAAATATATTGAACTGACCGTCGTAACCAGATCCGTCAACAAAGCTAGCTGTGTCCTGACCTTCAGGTCGTGACAGATAGAAAATTGCAGGAGAGATAGAAATATTATCGGTGACCTGGAAGTTGTACCATAATTCGAACACATAGTTGCCATCATAAGGAGTGTCACCCCCTTTGAGAGCAGTTGCGAAATTGGGTTGACCAACAGCGAAACCAAGATCGTTGCCTTTCAGGAAGACATCTTCCCACTTCAAACCTGCTAACCAACTTTGGGAGGTAATCGGAGACCCATCTTCCTTACCGCTGGAAGAAACAGTATTTATACCCCAACCAAGTGAAATGGATGGAATGAAACCTGGATCCTCAGGAGTCCAATAAGCATTCAAGGCATAACTATTGGTACCACCAGGGTTACGGTTGCCTTCTGCATCTTTACATTCATTGTTCCATTCATT
The window above is part of the Synechococcus sp. WH 8020 genome. Proteins encoded here:
- a CDS encoding Crp/Fnr family transcriptional regulator — protein: MVCTPSNSSEFLGDLENSYQRRLIHFDSGAKVPLLSDHLWIVVRGIVKLSCLNEQGEDILIGLAGANEPFGEPLTHLNLYEATTLDHCDLLGLSMQDVKTNPDLSNSLMKAMMRRTRQSESLIALLGLRGVENRVKSFLELLAEDYGHPCEQGLKLNLRLTHQEIAGAVSTTRVTVTKVLGQLKESGWLQHDNNQRIIVSYLPNPVKYKNIPTQKTSSSR
- a CDS encoding response regulator transcription factor, with amino-acid sequence MTSDFFDISHAARLLVLDQDEEIRDQVCGALREEGFDVKSLDNGLLGWDLLQCEEFELIVLDRKLPGISGFDLCRKLRMQNNQALILMTSSLNTEADRVLGLEVGADDYLVKPFGYREFLARCRALLRRHPLSGAALKGTAPEEFQCCDLKLFPDECRACRDGCDLKLSPKEYKLLELFMQNPKRVWSRDELLDKIWGVDYIGDKKTVDVHIRWLREKIEINPSSPSKIFTVRGFGYRFC